A window of Sphingomonas adhaesiva contains these coding sequences:
- a CDS encoding DoxX family protein, with the protein MADTRAGRVARGLLAAFYAIAGIGHLVFVDAVVRIVPPFVPAPRMVVLVTGLCELVGALGLMLPRWRRAAGWALAAYALCVWPANLQHAVMDLSRGTGLPIWYHAPRLLLQPVIVWWALWASGIVAPRRSSPRP; encoded by the coding sequence ATGGCGGACACCCGCGCGGGCCGCGTCGCGCGCGGGTTGCTGGCGGCCTTCTATGCGATCGCGGGGATCGGGCATCTGGTCTTCGTCGATGCGGTGGTACGGATCGTGCCTCCGTTCGTACCCGCGCCGCGTATGGTCGTGCTGGTGACGGGGCTGTGCGAACTGGTTGGCGCCCTCGGGCTGATGCTGCCGCGCTGGCGGCGTGCCGCGGGCTGGGCGCTGGCGGCCTATGCGCTGTGCGTCTGGCCCGCGAACCTCCAGCATGCGGTGATGGACCTGTCCCGCGGGACCGGGCTGCCGATCTGGTACCATGCGCCGCGACTGTTGCTGCAGCCGGTGATTGTCTGGTGGGCCTTGTGGGCGTCCGGCATCGTCGCCCCGCGTCGTTCGTCACCCCGGCCTTGA
- a CDS encoding prolyl oligopeptidase family serine peptidase, whose amino-acid sequence MRSGWMAAAALLAGSGADAQTAGMTQATRAATQADPYIWLEDKDGAKALAWVEAENRRTLARLEGDPRYAAFHREALAIASATDRIPMPGQLMGRIVNFWRDADHPQGLWRWTTAEDYAAATPQWRTLLDLDALSRAEGKKWVWKGAVCLSPEERLCLVALSEGGEDAITYREFDVAAGTFVAGGFVLPTSKQGATWIDRDTLLVSRDWGAGTMTVSSYPYVVKMVKRGAPLSTATEVFRGRPEDQLGTYATTFTDAKGHRAVVIERQSTFFGSQKSLWTPAGVKPLAIPARVRAAAMVDGRLVFETSEPWGTLPAGAVAALPLAALEGAKPQPEAVFVPTARQAVSGVDATRDHLIVDYTDNVRGRVAVLTPGAKGWTARTLALPDNAIFTVTGTSDANNRAFLVANAFLTPTTLAVFDAGSTAAPTLLKALPARFDAAGLVAEQFEATSTDGTKVPYFVVHRADAPRDGRTPTLMTAYGGFEVPMLPSYAATTGKLWLERGGAYVLANIRGGGEFGPAWHDAGRKTKRQVIYDDFAAVAKDLFARRLTSPAKLGIYGGSNGGLLMGVELNQHPDMWRAVTIQVPLLDMLRYERIAAGASWVDEYGSVSVPEERAFLERISPYHNLKRGVAYPETYIWTTTKDDRVGPQHARKFAARMKEYGLPYLFFEDTAGGHSGDADVAQAARLQALQMTYFAQRLMDE is encoded by the coding sequence ATGCGGTCGGGATGGATGGCGGCGGCGGCGCTGCTTGCGGGAAGCGGCGCGGACGCGCAGACGGCGGGAATGACACAGGCGACGCGCGCGGCGACCCAGGCCGACCCCTATATCTGGCTGGAGGACAAGGACGGCGCGAAGGCGCTCGCCTGGGTCGAGGCGGAGAACAGGCGCACGCTGGCGCGGCTGGAGGGCGATCCGCGCTACGCGGCGTTCCACCGCGAGGCGCTGGCGATCGCATCCGCGACCGATCGCATCCCGATGCCGGGGCAGCTGATGGGGCGGATCGTCAATTTCTGGCGCGATGCCGATCATCCGCAGGGGCTGTGGCGGTGGACCACGGCGGAGGATTACGCCGCCGCCACGCCGCAATGGCGCACGCTGCTCGATCTCGACGCGCTCAGCCGCGCCGAGGGGAAGAAATGGGTCTGGAAAGGCGCGGTCTGTCTCTCGCCCGAGGAGCGGCTGTGCCTGGTCGCGCTGTCGGAAGGGGGCGAGGACGCGATCACCTATCGCGAGTTCGACGTGGCGGCGGGCACGTTCGTCGCGGGCGGATTCGTGCTGCCGACGTCGAAGCAGGGCGCGACCTGGATCGACCGGGACACGCTGCTGGTGAGCCGCGACTGGGGCGCGGGCACGATGACGGTGTCGAGCTATCCCTATGTCGTGAAGATGGTGAAGCGCGGCGCGCCGCTATCGACGGCGACCGAGGTGTTTCGTGGGCGCCCCGAGGATCAGCTCGGCACCTATGCGACCACCTTCACCGATGCGAAGGGGCACCGCGCGGTCGTGATCGAGCGGCAGAGCACCTTCTTCGGTAGCCAGAAGTCGTTGTGGACCCCCGCGGGGGTGAAGCCGCTGGCGATCCCGGCACGGGTGCGCGCCGCGGCGATGGTCGACGGACGCCTGGTGTTCGAGACGAGCGAGCCCTGGGGCACGCTGCCCGCGGGTGCGGTGGCCGCGCTGCCGCTCGCCGCGCTGGAGGGCGCCAAGCCGCAGCCCGAGGCGGTGTTCGTGCCGACCGCGCGGCAGGCGGTGTCGGGGGTGGATGCGACGCGCGATCACCTGATCGTCGATTATACCGACAATGTCCGCGGGCGGGTCGCGGTGCTGACGCCGGGTGCGAAGGGCTGGACCGCGCGGACGCTCGCGCTGCCGGACAATGCGATCTTCACCGTGACGGGCACGTCGGACGCGAACAACCGCGCGTTCCTCGTCGCCAACGCCTTCCTGACGCCCACGACGTTGGCGGTGTTCGATGCCGGAAGTACCGCCGCGCCGACGCTGCTGAAGGCGCTGCCGGCGCGGTTCGACGCTGCAGGGCTGGTCGCCGAGCAGTTCGAGGCGACCTCTACGGACGGGACGAAGGTGCCCTATTTCGTCGTCCACCGCGCCGATGCGCCGCGCGACGGCCGCACCCCGACGCTGATGACGGCGTATGGCGGATTCGAGGTGCCGATGCTGCCCTCCTATGCCGCGACGACCGGCAAGCTGTGGCTGGAGCGCGGCGGCGCCTATGTGCTGGCCAACATCCGCGGCGGGGGCGAGTTCGGCCCGGCGTGGCACGATGCCGGGCGCAAGACGAAGCGGCAGGTGATCTACGACGACTTCGCGGCGGTGGCGAAGGACCTGTTCGCGCGGCGGCTGACCAGCCCGGCGAAGCTGGGCATCTACGGCGGCTCCAACGGCGGGCTGCTGATGGGGGTGGAGCTGAACCAGCATCCCGACATGTGGCGCGCCGTCACCATCCAGGTGCCGCTGCTCGACATGCTGCGCTATGAAAGGATCGCGGCCGGCGCGTCGTGGGTCGACGAATATGGGTCGGTGTCGGTGCCGGAGGAGCGCGCGTTCCTGGAGCGGATCTCGCCCTATCACAATCTGAAGCGCGGGGTGGCGTATCCGGAGACCTATATCTGGACCACGACGAAGGACGATCGCGTCGGGCCGCAGCATGCGCGCAAGTTCGCGGCGCGGATGAAGGAATACGGGCTGCCGTATCTCTTCTTCGAGGATACCGCGGGCGGTCACTCGGGCGATGCCGACGTGGCGCAGGCGGCACGGTTGCAGGCGTTGCAGATGACCTATTTCGCGCAGCGGCTGATGGACGAATGA